Proteins encoded in a region of the Enterococcus gilvus ATCC BAA-350 genome:
- a CDS encoding SDR family NAD(P)-dependent oxidoreductase: MLKEYIVMITGATSGIGLATTKEFLDQGATVIGIGRNFSRTKDLGEHFLPFKCDVTDEEQIKAAVAFAKEKFGRMDSLICNAGSAIVGTVEEVDSGEFERAFQLYVLHAAMFTKYCVPLLRKSENPSITHTASVASFMIGDSVPYNVLKAALLNYTRQSAAALLNNNPADMFGRSKAVTAIDEGDNTFIRVNAVCPGLIRTNLMPDQAWEMLGTEAALKAIPSRRIGEDWEPAKLFAFLASAKASFITGATITIDGGWYMTHARV, translated from the coding sequence ATGTTAAAAGAATACATCGTAATGATTACTGGCGCGACTTCTGGCATCGGCTTGGCGACAACGAAGGAGTTTCTGGATCAGGGGGCGACGGTGATCGGGATCGGACGGAATTTTAGCCGAACGAAGGATTTGGGCGAGCATTTTCTGCCGTTTAAGTGCGACGTGACGGATGAAGAGCAGATCAAGGCGGCGGTGGCTTTTGCGAAGGAAAAATTTGGCAGGATGGATAGTTTGATTTGTAATGCGGGGTCAGCGATCGTAGGCACGGTGGAGGAAGTGGATTCTGGAGAGTTTGAGCGGGCTTTTCAATTGTATGTGCTGCATGCGGCGATGTTTACCAAGTATTGTGTGCCGCTTTTACGTAAATCGGAAAATCCCAGTATCACCCACACGGCATCGGTGGCGTCTTTTATGATTGGGGATTCGGTTCCGTACAATGTGTTGAAGGCGGCCTTATTGAATTACACGCGGCAAAGTGCAGCGGCGCTATTAAACAATAATCCAGCGGATATGTTCGGGCGGTCAAAGGCAGTAACAGCGATTGATGAAGGTGACAATACTTTCATTCGGGTAAATGCCGTTTGTCCTGGATTGATCCGCACGAATTTGATGCCGGATCAAGCGTGGGAAATGCTGGGGACAGAAGCGGCATTGAAGGCGATCCCGAGTCGACGGATCGGAGAGGACTGGGAGCCGGCGAAATTGTTTGCCTTTTTGGCATCAGCGAAAGCCAGCTTCATCACGGGCGCGACGATCACGATCGATGGCGGCTGGTACATGACCCATGCGCGGGTTTAA
- a CDS encoding CBS domain-containing protein, whose protein sequence is MTSINSKKSTEEIAELFESSGLSRLPYCQDNIDEITGVVYQKDFYYHVLKGEKKLEEIIKPISFIPKSMKVSELMKKFQAEQIHIAIIIDEHGGTAGLVTLENIIEELVGEIWDEYDSKKLDYYKLADGSFLVNGRSDFDCLKELFNITNTTNSISVAGYILASIERIPM, encoded by the coding sequence ATTACTTCCATTAACAGTAAAAAGAGTACAGAAGAAATAGCGGAACTCTTTGAATCCTCCGGCTTATCTCGTCTGCCCTATTGTCAGGACAACATTGATGAAATAACCGGCGTGGTGTATCAAAAGGACTTTTATTACCATGTACTAAAAGGTGAAAAGAAATTAGAAGAGATTATCAAACCAATCAGCTTTATCCCGAAAAGTATGAAAGTTTCAGAACTGATGAAAAAATTTCAAGCCGAGCAAATCCATATAGCCATCATCATCGATGAACACGGTGGGACTGCGGGTCTCGTTACACTAGAAAATATCATTGAAGAATTGGTCGGAGAAATCTGGGATGAATATGATAGTAAGAAATTGGATTATTACAAATTGGCAGATGGCAGCTTCCTGGTAAACGGACGTTCAGACTTCGATTGTTTAAAAGAGCTTTTCAATATTACTAATACCACGAACTCTATCTCCGTTGCAGGTTATATTTTAGCTTCAATCGAACGAATCCCCATGTAG
- a CDS encoding SDR family NAD(P)-dependent oxidoreductase, with amino-acid sequence MFQDYKVVITGATSGIGMATTRLFIKEGATVIGIGRNFSRTKDLGDRFIPCTCDVRDADAIMKACEFIGETFDNELDVFANNAGFGENTTIRDVTVDQFDRCFSLLLRAPMLFAKELYPLLLNAPKNNASIINTASAASRTVSSENPLYNLAKNAVVLYTKQQAMGFIGVRCNSVSPGFIQTPIFQREGVNMEENDVLAMYDQMAKVTCGRTGKPEEVADLIAFLASTDAQYINGADVLIDGGLMTVSN; translated from the coding sequence ATGTTCCAAGATTACAAAGTTGTGATTACTGGTGCGACTTCTGGTATTGGTATGGCGACGACTCGGCTATTTATCAAGGAGGGCGCGACGGTGATTGGGATCGGACGGAATTTTAGCCGGACGAAGGATTTGGGTGATCGGTTTATTCCTTGTACGTGTGATGTACGGGATGCCGATGCGATCATGAAGGCGTGTGAATTCATCGGAGAAACGTTTGACAATGAGCTGGATGTGTTTGCCAACAATGCGGGGTTTGGTGAGAATACCACGATTCGCGATGTAACGGTCGATCAGTTTGATCGCTGTTTCAGTCTTTTGTTGCGGGCACCGATGTTGTTTGCCAAAGAATTGTATCCTCTGTTATTGAATGCGCCGAAGAACAACGCGAGTATCATCAACACCGCTTCTGCTGCCAGCCGGACAGTCAGCTCTGAAAATCCATTGTATAATTTAGCGAAAAACGCCGTGGTGCTGTATACCAAACAGCAAGCTATGGGGTTTATTGGTGTGCGCTGCAATAGTGTGTCGCCAGGCTTTATCCAAACGCCGATTTTTCAGCGTGAGGGTGTCAATATGGAGGAAAACGACGTGTTGGCAATGTACGATCAGATGGCGAAGGTCACTTGCGGGCGAACGGGAAAACCGGAAGAAGTGGCGGACTTGATCGCGTTTCTAGCCTCGACGGATGCACAGTACATCAATGGCGCCGATGTCTTGATCGACGGCGGCCTGATGACGGTCAGTAATTGA
- a CDS encoding LytTR family DNA-binding domain-containing protein, translated as MDKGVKIQLEIGREWVQPEVQIRAAEEQIGARIARCFDTYQEEQLVIKVKDASVFVTKADIVYIEIFNKIVTLYTENEVYSFRRSLAALKEELPSGQFLQVSKSALVNTKAIQKLEVAFSGNLYAYLKNGQKITVSRRFVEQLKQHLGMNERRRFL; from the coding sequence ATGGACAAAGGGGTAAAGATTCAACTAGAAATCGGGCGTGAATGGGTGCAGCCTGAAGTTCAGATTCGAGCGGCAGAGGAGCAGATCGGCGCGCGGATCGCCCGTTGCTTTGATACGTATCAAGAGGAGCAATTGGTGATCAAGGTGAAGGACGCGTCTGTTTTCGTAACAAAAGCAGACATTGTTTATATCGAGATATTCAATAAGATCGTCACCTTGTATACGGAAAATGAGGTTTACTCGTTTCGTCGCTCATTGGCAGCGTTAAAGGAAGAATTGCCAAGCGGGCAGTTTTTACAAGTATCAAAATCGGCGCTGGTCAACACCAAGGCGATTCAAAAGCTCGAGGTCGCTTTCTCGGGGAACTTGTATGCGTATCTAAAGAATGGACAAAAAATCACGGTCTCCCGGAGATTTGTCGAGCAATTGAAGCAGCATCTAGGGATGAACGAAAGGAGGCGCTTTTTATGA
- a CDS encoding DEAD/DEAH box helicase, translated as MSYFSSNYILMKYPLSLYSCEGQGLRNAQIGAVHALGAYFTTKKEPVLLSMPTGTGKTAVIMMSPYLLGVSKVLVITPTVLVRSQIAQNFSVLKDLKKIGVFEQEVEPPETYELKHKYTDDLKENIEKADVVVSTPGCALPLSENQEINKTFDLVIIDEAHHEPAKTWREVLANISDAKHVLFTATPFRRDKKEIKANHIYNYPLSQAYKDGVFGSINFIPVEIKANEDKDITLAKKGEEIFFRDKASGLEHAMMVRCKSKKEAIRLFKLYEDNTVLNLKIVNSSKSRQEVLKIIDQLENQEINGVICVDMMAEGFDFPNLKIAVIHDPHKSLATTLQFIGRFARTNQEKLIGEASFIAVNDEQFALENKRLFSTDSIWQEIIIDLSEERINQDIESQEYFKSYDNQLISTNNQEFSLHSLYTNFRARIYYAKSFNLNAEFPDLRMKIENINVSEDDQTVVVVASNKQLPRWSTADGIYFNLEYNTVLIHYQKKNKLLFINSHLKSESIYDAIAIAYCGEENYEKITLSNIHKVLSGVKNHEIFNSGLANRLSEGETYKISAGSDVSKAIDVDSGKMYSPGHVFCKAEEADAQITIGYSSGSKIWSSRYGSIQEMVKWFNLNGDKISNKHAKVKTNTNYDNLPMPTEMTVFPKDIFMWDFNVHSYRKPHNLLISEEDISTSTILDVDISIESVEPVEIWLKVSLNGRSYNIVRNINGKYKCFVEEEFFIMVGREAMPLSIYFNQFPLSFYTSSLSLISGKEISIYDYNLPAFDKNKIVSIDWKKYNTDITMEFKTNKYKGNKNSIQDAIGEKLDENEAYDYVIFDHGSGEIADYISIEVLEKEIIVSLYHAKSKSSVNFNSSVGDVYEVLGQSIKSLIWLKSKSILLAKLKDRQRSGHSVFIKGEIKHLEKTLKDNKPMRGKIIACQPGLTGHKKLPDKIGEVLSATNMKIKNSATAKDFYVWGS; from the coding sequence ATGAGCTATTTTTCAAGTAACTATATTTTGATGAAATATCCTTTAAGTTTATACAGTTGTGAAGGGCAGGGATTAAGAAACGCTCAAATAGGAGCTGTTCATGCTTTGGGAGCATATTTTACTACAAAAAAGGAGCCTGTTCTATTATCAATGCCAACTGGTACAGGAAAAACAGCAGTTATAATGATGTCTCCATATCTTCTTGGGGTTAGTAAAGTATTGGTGATAACACCTACAGTTTTAGTTCGTTCTCAAATTGCACAAAATTTTTCGGTTTTAAAGGATTTGAAGAAAATTGGAGTCTTTGAGCAAGAGGTAGAGCCTCCCGAAACTTACGAATTAAAGCATAAGTATACAGATGATCTAAAAGAGAATATAGAAAAAGCTGATGTTGTAGTATCAACACCTGGTTGTGCTTTGCCTTTATCTGAAAATCAAGAGATCAATAAAACTTTTGATTTAGTTATTATCGATGAAGCTCACCACGAACCTGCTAAAACTTGGAGAGAAGTGTTAGCAAATATCTCTGATGCTAAACATGTGCTATTTACCGCAACACCTTTCAGAAGAGATAAAAAGGAAATAAAAGCAAATCATATATACAACTATCCTTTATCTCAAGCATATAAAGATGGAGTATTTGGCTCAATTAATTTTATTCCAGTTGAAATAAAAGCAAATGAAGATAAAGATATTACATTAGCTAAAAAAGGTGAGGAAATCTTTTTTAGAGACAAAGCTAGTGGTTTAGAGCATGCAATGATGGTTAGATGCAAATCAAAAAAAGAGGCTATTCGTTTATTTAAGTTGTATGAAGATAATACTGTATTGAATTTAAAGATTGTTAATAGCTCCAAAAGCCGTCAAGAAGTTTTAAAAATTATTGATCAGCTTGAGAATCAAGAAATCAATGGCGTTATTTGTGTAGACATGATGGCTGAAGGATTTGATTTTCCTAATTTAAAGATCGCAGTTATACATGATCCTCATAAATCCTTAGCCACCACATTGCAATTTATAGGGAGGTTTGCTCGTACCAATCAAGAAAAGTTAATTGGTGAAGCGAGTTTTATAGCCGTAAATGATGAACAATTTGCTTTAGAGAATAAAAGGCTATTTTCAACGGACTCTATTTGGCAAGAAATAATAATAGATTTAAGTGAGGAAAGAATTAATCAAGATATAGAAAGTCAAGAATACTTTAAGAGCTATGATAATCAACTAATATCAACAAATAATCAAGAGTTCTCACTTCACAGTTTGTATACTAACTTTCGTGCCAGAATATATTACGCAAAATCTTTTAATCTTAATGCCGAATTTCCAGACTTGCGAATGAAAATAGAAAATATTAATGTTAGTGAAGATGATCAAACTGTTGTAGTGGTTGCTTCGAATAAACAATTACCAAGGTGGAGTACAGCGGATGGAATCTATTTCAATTTAGAATACAACACTGTTCTTATCCATTATCAGAAAAAGAATAAACTATTATTTATAAATTCCCATTTAAAATCAGAAAGTATATATGATGCAATTGCTATAGCATATTGTGGGGAAGAAAATTATGAAAAAATTACTTTGAGTAATATTCACAAAGTGTTAAGTGGTGTGAAAAATCATGAAATCTTTAATTCAGGATTAGCTAATCGTTTATCTGAGGGAGAAACATATAAAATTAGTGCAGGTTCTGACGTCAGTAAAGCTATCGATGTTGATAGTGGAAAAATGTATTCTCCAGGCCATGTATTTTGTAAAGCTGAAGAAGCAGATGCTCAAATAACAATAGGTTATAGTAGTGGATCAAAAATTTGGAGTAGTAGATATGGTAGCATTCAGGAGATGGTTAAATGGTTCAATTTGAACGGTGACAAAATTTCAAATAAACATGCTAAGGTTAAGACAAATACTAATTACGATAATCTTCCTATGCCAACAGAAATGACAGTTTTTCCGAAAGATATTTTTATGTGGGACTTTAACGTTCATAGCTATAGAAAACCACACAATTTATTGATATCTGAAGAAGATATATCTACTTCTACAATTTTGGATGTTGATATTTCTATTGAATCAGTAGAACCAGTAGAAATTTGGTTGAAAGTTAGTTTAAACGGAAGAAGCTATAATATAGTAAGAAATATTAATGGTAAGTATAAATGTTTTGTGGAAGAGGAGTTTTTTATAATGGTAGGAAGAGAAGCAATGCCATTATCTATATACTTCAATCAATTTCCATTGTCATTTTATACAAGTTCGTTATCTTTAATTTCAGGGAAAGAAATCAGTATATATGACTATAATTTGCCTGCGTTTGATAAGAATAAGATTGTTTCTATCGATTGGAAAAAATATAATACAGATATCACTATGGAATTTAAGACTAATAAATATAAAGGAAACAAAAATTCTATCCAAGATGCAATAGGAGAAAAGCTCGATGAGAACGAAGCCTATGATTATGTAATTTTTGATCATGGTTCTGGAGAAATTGCTGACTATATCTCAATAGAAGTTTTGGAAAAAGAAATTATTGTTTCCCTATATCATGCAAAATCTAAAAGTTCAGTAAATTTTAATTCATCTGTTGGAGATGTATATGAGGTTTTAGGTCAATCAATAAAATCTTTAATTTGGTTAAAAAGTAAGTCCATATTATTGGCTAAGCTCAAGGATAGACAGAGAAGTGGACATAGTGTATTCATTAAGGGAGAAATAAAACATTTGGAAAAAACTTTGAAAGATAATAAACCGATGCGTGGAAAAATTATTGCTTGTCAACCAGGTTTAACAGGTCATAAAAAATTACCAGATAAAATCGGGGAAGTATTAAGTGCTACAAATATGAAAATAAAAAACTCAGCTACAGCTAAAGATTTTTATGTTTGGGGGAGCTAA